In one Brienomyrus brachyistius isolate T26 chromosome 7, BBRACH_0.4, whole genome shotgun sequence genomic region, the following are encoded:
- the LOC125746770 gene encoding uncharacterized protein LOC125746770 isoform X27 — protein MMALGVNLMVICLVVVHYTDVGRSAGIGFPVKCDLGAGSSGTSSGPSEVQVAKSTSGSKEGTASYLTGTVGSQSGQGSFQYVAVQPDSGPIGRYASTVFVDFGRVQGQVVSQQGLTGSQQLGSGQGYAGAQQQLYQGQTSAQQPGSKQSYTTAQQLASQQGLTGSQQLGSGQGYAGAQQQWSQALTSAQQPGSKQSYTTAQQLASQQGPTGSQQLGSGQGYAGAQQQWSQALTTAQQLASQQGLTSAQQPGSKQSYTTAQQLASQQGPTGSQQLGSGQGCAGAQQQWSQALTSAQQLASQQGLTGSQQLGSGQGYAGAQQQWSQALTTAQQLASQQGLTSAQQPGSKQSYTTAQQLASQQGLTGSQQLGSGQGYVGAQQQWSQGLTSAQQPGSKQSYTTAQQLTSQQGLTGSQQLGSGQGYAGAQQQWSQGQTSAQQPGSKQSYTTAQQLASQQGLTGSQQLGSGQGAVGAQQQWSQALTSAQQLASQQGPTGSQQLGSGQGYAGAQQQWSQALTTAQQLASQQGLTGSQQLGSGQGYAGAQQQWSQGQTSAQQPGSKQSYTTAQQLASQQGLTGSQQLGSGQGAVGAQQQWSQGLTTAQQQWSQGLTSAQQPGSKQSYTTAQQLASQQGPTGSQQLGSGQGYAGAQQQWSQALTTAQQLASQQGLTSAQQPGSKQSYTTAQQLASQQGLTGSQQLGSGQGYVGAQQQWSQGQTSAQQPGSKQSYTTAQQLASQQGLTGSQQLGSGQGYVGAQQQWSQGLTSAQQPGSKQSYTTAQQLASQQGLTGSQQLGSGQGYVGAQQQWSQGQTSAQQPGSKQSYTTAQQLASQQGLTGSQQLGSGQGYVGAQQQWSQGLTTAQQLASQQGLTGSQQLGSGQGYAGAQQQWSQGLTSAQQPGSKQSYTTAQQLASQQGLTGSQQLGSGQGYAGAQQQWSQGLTSAQQPGSKQSYTTAQQLASQQGLTGSQQLGSGQGFAGAQQLASRQGNCSSWTLYQKGVGSQQDYPTDQGLVSQQGSGTAVSLVSGQTFGSIQGFGSQAAWSSGSAKGEYQLGSALAPSALNPGRG, from the exons ATGATGGCGCTTGGAGTTAATTTAAT GGTGATTTGCTTGGTGGTTGTCCACTACACTGATGTGGGACGGA GCGCTGGCATTGGATTTCCTGTGAAATGCGACTTGGGTGCTGGGTCTTCTGGCACCAGCTCTGGTCCCAGTGAGGTGCAAGTGGCAAAAAGCACCTCTGGTTCTAAGGAAGGCACTGCATCATACTTAACTGGCACTGTAGGTTCCCAGAGTGGCCAAGGATCTTTCCAATATGTGGCAGTCCAGCCTGACTCTGGCCCTATTGGTAGATATGCTTCTACAGTATTTGTTGACTTCGGTAGGGTACAGGGGCAAGTAGTGTCCCAGCAAGGCCTAACTGGTTCCCAGCAGCTAGGATCAGGACAGGGTTATGCTGGTGCCCAGCAGCAATTATACCAAGGCCAAACCAGTGCCCAGCAAC CTGGTTCTAAGCAGAGCTACACCACtgcccagcagctggcctctcagCAAGGCCTAACTGGTTCCCAGCAGCTAGGCTCAGGACAGGGTTATGCTGGTGCCCAACAGCAATGGTCCCAGGCCTTAACCAGTGCCCAGCAAC CTGGTTCTAAGCAGAGCTACACCACTGCCCAACAGCTGGCATCTCAGCAAGGCCCAACTGGTTCCCAGCAACTAGGTTCAGGACAGGGTTATGCTGGTGCCCAGCAGCAATGGTCCCAAGCCTTAACCACtgcccagcagctggcctctcagCAAGGCCTAACCAGTGCCCAGCAAC CTGGTTCTAAGCAGAGCTACACCACTGCCCAACAGCTGGCATCTCAGCAAGGCCCAACTGGTTCCCAGCAACTAG GATCAGGACAGGGTTGTGCTGGTGCCCAGCAGCAATGGTCCCAGGCCTTAACCAGtgcccagcagctggcctctcagCAAGGCCTAACAGGTTCCCAGCAGCTAGGATCAGGACAGGGTTATGCTGGTGCCCAGCAGCAATGGTCCCAAGCCTTAACCACtgcccagcagctggcctctcagCAAGGCCTAACCAGTGCCCAGCAACCAGGTTCTAAGCAGAGCTACACCACTGCCCAGCAGCTGGCATCTCAGCAAGGCTTAACTGGTTCCCAGCAGCTAGGATCAGGACAGGGTTATGTTGGTGCCCAGCAGCAATGGTCCCAAGGCTTAACCAGTGCCCAGCAAC CTGGTTCTAAGCAGAGCTACACCACTGCCCAGCAGCTGACCTCTCAGCAAGGCCTAACTGGTTCCCAGCAGCTAGGATCAGGACAGGGTTATGCTGGTGCCCAGCAGCAATGGTCCCAAGGCCAAACCAGTGCCCAGCAACCTGGTTCTAAGCAGAGCTACACCACtgcccagcagctggcctctcagCAAGGCCTAACTGGTTCCCAGCAGCTAGGATCAGGACAGGGTGCTGTTGGTGCCCAGCAGCAATGGTCCCAGGCCTTAACCAGTGCCCAGCAGCTGGCATCTCAGCAAGGCCCAACTGGTTCCCAGCAACTAGGTTCAGGACAGGGTTATGCTGGTGCCCAGCAGCAATGGTCCCAAGCCTTAACCACtgcccagcagctggc CTCTCAGCAAGGCCTAACTGGTTCCCAGCAGCTAGGATCAGGACAGGGTTATGCTGGTGCCCAGCAGCAATGGTCCCAAGGCCAAACCAGTGCCCAGCAACCTGGTTCTAAGCAGAGCTACACCACtgcccagcagctggcctctcagCAAGGCCTAACTGGTTCCCAGCAGCTAGGATCAGGACAGGGTGCTGTTGGTGCCCAGCAGCAATGGTCCCAAGGCTTAACCACTGCCCAGCAGCAATGGTCCCAAGGCCTAACCAGTGCCCAGCAACCTGGTTCTAAGCAGAGCTACACCACTGCCCAACAGCTGGCATCTCAGCAAGGCCCAACTG GTTCCCAGCAGCTAGGATCAGGACAGGGTTATGCTGGTGCCCAGCAGCAATGGTCCCAAGCCTTAACCACTGCCCAGCAGCTCGCCTCTCAGCAAGGCCTAACCAGTGCCCAGCAACCTGGTTCTAAGCAGAGCTACACCACTGCCCAGCAGCTGGCATCTCAGCAAGGCCTAACTGGTTCCCAGCAGCTAGGATCAGGACAGGGTTATGTTGGTGCCCAGCAGCAATGGTCCCAAGGCCAAACCAGTGCCCAGCAACCTGGTTCTAAGCAGAGCTACACCACTGCCCAGCAGCTGGCATCTCAGCAAG GCCTAACTGGTTCCCAGCAGCTAGGATCAGGACAGGGTTATGTTGGTGCCCAGCAGCAATGGTCCCAAGGCTTAACCAGTGCCCAGCAACCTGGTTCTAAGCAGAGCTACACCACTGCCCAGCAGCTGGCATCTCAGCAAGGCCTAACTGGTTCCCAGCAGCTAGGATCAGGACAGGGTTATGTTGGTGCCCAGCAGCAATGGTCCCAAGGCCAAACCAGTGCCCAGCAACCTGGTTCTAAGCAGAGCTACACCACtgcccagcagctggcctctcagCAAGGCCTAACTGGTTCCCAGCAGCTAGGATCAGGACAGGGTTATGTTGGTGCCCAGCAGCAATGGTCCCAAGGCTTAACCACTGCCCAGCAGCTGGCATCTCAGCAAGGCCTAACTGGTTCCCAGCAGCTAGGATCAGGACAGGGTTATGCTGGTGCCCAGCAGCAATGGTCCCAAGGCTTAACCAGTGCCCAGCAACCTGGTTCTAAGCAGAGCTACACCACTGCCCAGCAGCTGGCATCTCAGCAAGGCCTAACTGGTTCCCAGCAGCTAGGATCAGGACAGGGTTATGCTGGTGCCCAGCAGCAATGGTCCCAAGGCTTAACCAGTGCCCAGCAACCTGGTTCTAAGCAGAGCTATACCACTGCCCAGCAGCTGGCATCTCAGCAAGGCCTAACTGGTTCCCAGCAGCTAGGATCAGGACAGGGTTTTGCTGGtgcccagcagctggcctctcgGCAAGGCAACTGCAGTAGCTGGACCCTCTACCAGAAGGGTGTAGGGTCTCAGCAGGACTACCCCACTGACCAAGGCCTAGTATCCCAGCAGGGCTCTGGAACCGCAGTCAGTTTGGTTTCTGGCCAGACCTTTGGGTCTATTCAAGGCTTTGGTTCCCAGGCTGCCTGGAGTAGTGGGTCTGCAAAGGGAGAGTACCAGCTTGGCTCAGCCTTGGCTCCAAGTGCACTCAACCCTGGAAGAGGTTGA
- the LOC125746770 gene encoding uncharacterized protein LOC125746770 isoform X12: MMALGVNLMVICLVVVHYTDVGRSAGIGFPVKCDLGAGSSGTSSGPSEVQVAKSTSGSKEGTASYLTGTVGSQSGQGSFQYVAVQPDSGPIGRYASTVFVDFGRVQGQVVSQQGLTGSQQLGSGQGYAGAQQQLYQGQTSAQQPGSKQSYTTAQQLASQQGLTGSQQLGSGQGYAGAQQQWSQALTSAQQPGSKQSYTTAQQLASQQGPTGSQQLGSGQGYAGAQQQWSQALTTAQQLASQQGLTSAQQPGSKQSYTTAQQLASQQGPTGSQQLGSGQGCAGAQQQWSQALTSAQQLASQQGLTGSQQLGSGQGYAGAQQQWSQALTTAQQLASQQGLTSAQQPGSKQSYTTAQQLASQQGLTGSQQLGSGQGYVGAQQQWSQGLTSAQQPGSKQSYTTAQQLASQQGLTSAQQPGFKQSYSTAQQLASQQGLTGSQQLGSGQGAVGAQQQWSQALTSAQQLTSQQGLTGSQQLGSGQGYAGAQQQWSQGQTSAQQPGSKQSYTTAQQLASQQGLTGSQQLGSGQGAVGAQQQWSQGLTTAQQQWSQGLTSAQQPGSKQSYTTAQQLASQQGPTGSQQLGSGQGYAGAQQQWSQALTTAQQLASQQGLTSAQQPGFKQSYSTAQQLASQQGLTGSQQLGSGQGCAGAQQQWSQALTSAQQLASQQGLTGSQQLGSGQGYAGAQQQWSQALTTAQQLASQQGLTSAQQPGSKQSYTTAQQLASQQGLTGSQQLGSGQGYVGAQQQWSQGQTSAQQPGSKQSYTTAQQLASQQGLTGSQQLGSGQGYVGAQQQWSQGLTSAQQPGSKQSYTTAQQLASQQGLTGSQQLGSGQGYVGAQQQWSQGQTSAQQPGSKQSYTTAQQLASQQGLTGSQQLGSGQGYVGAQQQWSQGLTTAQQLASQQGLTGSQQLGSGQGYAGAQQQWSQGLTSAQQPGSKQSYTTAQQLASQQGLTGSQQLGSGQGYAGAQQQWSQGLTSAQQPGSKQSYTTAQQLASQQGLTGSQQLGSGQGFAGAQQLASRQGNCSSWTLYQKGVGSQQDYPTDQGLVSQQGSGTAVSLVSGQTFGSIQGFGSQAAWSSGSAKGEYQLGSALAPSALNPGRG; encoded by the exons ATGATGGCGCTTGGAGTTAATTTAAT GGTGATTTGCTTGGTGGTTGTCCACTACACTGATGTGGGACGGA GCGCTGGCATTGGATTTCCTGTGAAATGCGACTTGGGTGCTGGGTCTTCTGGCACCAGCTCTGGTCCCAGTGAGGTGCAAGTGGCAAAAAGCACCTCTGGTTCTAAGGAAGGCACTGCATCATACTTAACTGGCACTGTAGGTTCCCAGAGTGGCCAAGGATCTTTCCAATATGTGGCAGTCCAGCCTGACTCTGGCCCTATTGGTAGATATGCTTCTACAGTATTTGTTGACTTCGGTAGGGTACAGGGGCAAGTAGTGTCCCAGCAAGGCCTAACTGGTTCCCAGCAGCTAGGATCAGGACAGGGTTATGCTGGTGCCCAGCAGCAATTATACCAAGGCCAAACCAGTGCCCAGCAAC CTGGTTCTAAGCAGAGCTACACCACtgcccagcagctggcctctcagCAAGGCCTAACTGGTTCCCAGCAGCTAGGCTCAGGACAGGGTTATGCTGGTGCCCAACAGCAATGGTCCCAGGCCTTAACCAGTGCCCAGCAAC CTGGTTCTAAGCAGAGCTACACCACTGCCCAACAGCTGGCATCTCAGCAAGGCCCAACTGGTTCCCAGCAACTAGGTTCAGGACAGGGTTATGCTGGTGCCCAGCAGCAATGGTCCCAAGCCTTAACCACtgcccagcagctggcctctcagCAAGGCCTAACCAGTGCCCAGCAAC CTGGTTCTAAGCAGAGCTACACCACTGCCCAACAGCTGGCATCTCAGCAAGGCCCAACTGGTTCCCAGCAACTAG GATCAGGACAGGGTTGTGCTGGTGCCCAGCAGCAATGGTCCCAGGCCTTAACCAGtgcccagcagctggcctctcagCAAGGCCTAACAGGTTCCCAGCAGCTAGGATCAGGACAGGGTTATGCTGGTGCCCAGCAGCAATGGTCCCAAGCCTTAACCACtgcccagcagctggcctctcagCAAGGCCTAACCAGTGCCCAGCAACCAGGTTCTAAGCAGAGCTACACCACTGCCCAGCAGCTGGCATCTCAGCAAGGCTTAACTGGTTCCCAGCAGCTAGGATCAGGACAGGGTTATGTTGGTGCCCAGCAGCAATGGTCCCAAGGCTTAACCAGTGCCCAGCAACCTGGTTCTAAGCAGAGCTACACCACTGCCCAGCAGCTGGCATCTCAGCAAGGCCTAACCAGTGCCCAGCAAC CTGGTTTTAAGCAGAGCTACTCCACtgcccagcagctggcctctcagCAAGGCCTAACTGGTTCCCAGCAGCTAGGATCAGGACAGGGTGCTGTTGGTGCCCAGCAGCAATGGTCCCAGGCCTTAACCAGTGCCCAGCAGCTGACCTCTCAGCAAGGCCTAACTGGTTCCCAGCAGCTAGGATCAGGACAGGGTTATGCTGGTGCCCAGCAGCAATGGTCCCAAGGCCAAACCAGTGCCCAGCAACCTGGTTCTAAGCAGAGCTACACCACtgcccagcagctggcctctcagCAAGGCCTAACTGGTTCCCAGCAGCTAGGATCAGGACAGGGTGCTGTTGGTGCCCAGCAGCAATGGTCCCAAGGCTTAACCACTGCCCAGCAGCAATGGTCCCAAGGCCTAACCAGTGCCCAGCAACCTGGTTCTAAGCAGAGCTACACCACTGCCCAACAGCTGGCATCTCAGCAAGGCCCAACTGGTTCCCAGCAACTAGGTTCAGGACAGGGTTATGCTGGTGCCCAGCAGCAATGGTCCCAAGCCTTAACCACtgcccagcagctggcctctcagCAAGGCCTAACCAGTGCCCAGCAACCTGGTTTTAAGCAGAGCTACTCCACtgcccagcagctggcctctcagCAAGGCCTAACTGGTTCCCAGCAGCTAGGATCAGGACAGGGTTGTGCTGGTGCCCAGCAGCAATGGTCCCAGGCCTTAACCAGtgcccagcagctggcctctcagCAAGGCCTAACAGGTTCCCAGCAGCTAGGATCAGGACAGGGTTATGCTGGTGCCCAGCAGCAATGGTCCCAAGCCTTAACCACTGCCCAGCAGCTCGCCTCTCAGCAAGGCCTAACCAGTGCCCAGCAACCTGGTTCTAAGCAGAGCTACACCACTGCCCAGCAGCTGGCATCTCAGCAAGGCCTAACTGGTTCCCAGCAGCTAGGATCAGGACAGGGTTATGTTGGTGCCCAGCAGCAATGGTCCCAAGGCCAAACCAGTGCCCAGCAACCTGGTTCTAAGCAGAGCTACACCACTGCCCAGCAGCTGGCATCTCAGCAAG GCCTAACTGGTTCCCAGCAGCTAGGATCAGGACAGGGTTATGTTGGTGCCCAGCAGCAATGGTCCCAAGGCTTAACCAGTGCCCAGCAACCTGGTTCTAAGCAGAGCTACACCACTGCCCAGCAGCTGGCATCTCAGCAAGGCCTAACTGGTTCCCAGCAGCTAGGATCAGGACAGGGTTATGTTGGTGCCCAGCAGCAATGGTCCCAAGGCCAAACCAGTGCCCAGCAACCTGGTTCTAAGCAGAGCTACACCACtgcccagcagctggcctctcagCAAGGCCTAACTGGTTCCCAGCAGCTAGGATCAGGACAGGGTTATGTTGGTGCCCAGCAGCAATGGTCCCAAGGCTTAACCACTGCCCAGCAGCTGGCATCTCAGCAAGGCCTAACTGGTTCCCAGCAGCTAGGATCAGGACAGGGTTATGCTGGTGCCCAGCAGCAATGGTCCCAAGGCTTAACCAGTGCCCAGCAACCTGGTTCTAAGCAGAGCTACACCACTGCCCAGCAGCTGGCATCTCAGCAAGGCCTAACTGGTTCCCAGCAGCTAGGATCAGGACAGGGTTATGCTGGTGCCCAGCAGCAATGGTCCCAAGGCTTAACCAGTGCCCAGCAACCTGGTTCTAAGCAGAGCTATACCACTGCCCAGCAGCTGGCATCTCAGCAAGGCCTAACTGGTTCCCAGCAGCTAGGATCAGGACAGGGTTTTGCTGGtgcccagcagctggcctctcgGCAAGGCAACTGCAGTAGCTGGACCCTCTACCAGAAGGGTGTAGGGTCTCAGCAGGACTACCCCACTGACCAAGGCCTAGTATCCCAGCAGGGCTCTGGAACCGCAGTCAGTTTGGTTTCTGGCCAGACCTTTGGGTCTATTCAAGGCTTTGGTTCCCAGGCTGCCTGGAGTAGTGGGTCTGCAAAGGGAGAGTACCAGCTTGGCTCAGCCTTGGCTCCAAGTGCACTCAACCCTGGAAGAGGTTGA
- the LOC125746770 gene encoding uncharacterized protein LOC125746770 isoform X6, with translation MMALGVNLMVICLVVVHYTDVGRSAGIGFPVKCDLGAGSSGTSSGPSEVQVAKSTSGSKEGTASYLTGTVGSQSGQGSFQYVAVQPDSGPIGRYASTVFVDFGRVQGQVVSQQGLTGSQQLGSGQGYAGAQQQLYQGQTSAQQPGSKQSYTTAQQLASQQGLTGSQQLGSGQGYAGAQQQWSQALTSAQQPGSKQSYTTAQQLASQQGPTGSQQLGSGQGYAGAQQQWSQALTTAQQLASQQGLTSAQQPGSKQSYTTAQQLASQQGPTGSQQLGSGQGCAGAQQQWSQALTSAQQLASQQGLTGSQQLGSGQGYAGAQQQWSQALTTAQQLASQQGLTSAQQPGSKQSYTTAQQLASQQGLTGSQQLGSGQGYVGAQQQWSQGLTSAQQPGSKQSYTTAQQLTSQQGLTGSQQLGSGQGYAGAQQQWSQGQTSAQQPGSKQSYTTAQQLASQQGLTGSQQLGSGQGAVGAQQQWSQALTSAQQLASQQGPTGSQQLGSGQGYAGAQQQWSQALTTAQQLASQQGLTGSQQLGSGQGYAGAQQQWSQGQTSAQQPGSKQSYTTAQQLASQQGLTGSQQLGSGQGAVGAQQQWSQGLTTAQQQWSQGLTSAQQPGSKQSYTTAQQLASQQGPTGSQQLGSGQGYAGAQQQWSQALTTAQQLASQQGLTSAQQPGFKQSYSTAQQLASQQGLTGSQQLGSGQGYAGAQQQWSQALTTAQQLASQQGLTSAQQPGSKQSYTTAQQLASQQGLTGSQQLGSGQGYVGAQQQWSQGQTSAQQPGSKQSYTTAQQLASQQGLTGSQQLGSGQGYVGAQQQWSQGLTSAQQPGSKQSYTTAQQLASQQGLTGSQQLGSGQGYVGAQQQWSQGQTSAQQPGSKQSYTTAQQLASQQGLTGSQQLGSGQGYVGAQQQWSQGLTTAQQLASQQGLTGSQQLGSGQGYAGAQQQWSQGLTSAQQPGSKQSYTTAQQLASQQGLTGSQQLGSGQGYAGAQQQWSQGLTSAQQPGSKQSYTTAQQLASQQGLTGSQQLGSGQGFAGAQQLASRQGNCSSWTLYQKGVGSQQDYPTDQGLVSQQGSGTAVSLVSGQTFGSIQGFGSQAAWSSGSAKGEYQLGSALAPSALNPGRG, from the exons ATGATGGCGCTTGGAGTTAATTTAAT GGTGATTTGCTTGGTGGTTGTCCACTACACTGATGTGGGACGGA GCGCTGGCATTGGATTTCCTGTGAAATGCGACTTGGGTGCTGGGTCTTCTGGCACCAGCTCTGGTCCCAGTGAGGTGCAAGTGGCAAAAAGCACCTCTGGTTCTAAGGAAGGCACTGCATCATACTTAACTGGCACTGTAGGTTCCCAGAGTGGCCAAGGATCTTTCCAATATGTGGCAGTCCAGCCTGACTCTGGCCCTATTGGTAGATATGCTTCTACAGTATTTGTTGACTTCGGTAGGGTACAGGGGCAAGTAGTGTCCCAGCAAGGCCTAACTGGTTCCCAGCAGCTAGGATCAGGACAGGGTTATGCTGGTGCCCAGCAGCAATTATACCAAGGCCAAACCAGTGCCCAGCAAC CTGGTTCTAAGCAGAGCTACACCACtgcccagcagctggcctctcagCAAGGCCTAACTGGTTCCCAGCAGCTAGGCTCAGGACAGGGTTATGCTGGTGCCCAACAGCAATGGTCCCAGGCCTTAACCAGTGCCCAGCAAC CTGGTTCTAAGCAGAGCTACACCACTGCCCAACAGCTGGCATCTCAGCAAGGCCCAACTGGTTCCCAGCAACTAGGTTCAGGACAGGGTTATGCTGGTGCCCAGCAGCAATGGTCCCAAGCCTTAACCACtgcccagcagctggcctctcagCAAGGCCTAACCAGTGCCCAGCAAC CTGGTTCTAAGCAGAGCTACACCACTGCCCAACAGCTGGCATCTCAGCAAGGCCCAACTGGTTCCCAGCAACTAG GATCAGGACAGGGTTGTGCTGGTGCCCAGCAGCAATGGTCCCAGGCCTTAACCAGtgcccagcagctggcctctcagCAAGGCCTAACAGGTTCCCAGCAGCTAGGATCAGGACAGGGTTATGCTGGTGCCCAGCAGCAATGGTCCCAAGCCTTAACCACtgcccagcagctggcctctcagCAAGGCCTAACCAGTGCCCAGCAACCAGGTTCTAAGCAGAGCTACACCACTGCCCAGCAGCTGGCATCTCAGCAAGGCTTAACTGGTTCCCAGCAGCTAGGATCAGGACAGGGTTATGTTGGTGCCCAGCAGCAATGGTCCCAAGGCTTAACCAGTGCCCAGCAAC CTGGTTCTAAGCAGAGCTACACCACTGCCCAGCAGCTGACCTCTCAGCAAGGCCTAACTGGTTCCCAGCAGCTAGGATCAGGACAGGGTTATGCTGGTGCCCAGCAGCAATGGTCCCAAGGCCAAACCAGTGCCCAGCAACCTGGTTCTAAGCAGAGCTACACCACtgcccagcagctggcctctcagCAAGGCCTAACTGGTTCCCAGCAGCTAGGATCAGGACAGGGTGCTGTTGGTGCCCAGCAGCAATGGTCCCAGGCCTTAACCAGTGCCCAGCAGCTGGCATCTCAGCAAGGCCCAACTGGTTCCCAGCAACTAGGTTCAGGACAGGGTTATGCTGGTGCCCAGCAGCAATGGTCCCAAGCCTTAACCACtgcccagcagctggc CTCTCAGCAAGGCCTAACTGGTTCCCAGCAGCTAGGATCAGGACAGGGTTATGCTGGTGCCCAGCAGCAATGGTCCCAAGGCCAAACCAGTGCCCAGCAACCTGGTTCTAAGCAGAGCTACACCACtgcccagcagctggcctctcagCAAGGCCTAACTGGTTCCCAGCAGCTAGGATCAGGACAGGGTGCTGTTGGTGCCCAGCAGCAATGGTCCCAAGGCTTAACCACTGCCCAGCAGCAATGGTCCCAAGGCCTAACCAGTGCCCAGCAACCTGGTTCTAAGCAGAGCTACACCACTGCCCAACAGCTGGCATCTCAGCAAGGCCCAACTGGTTCCCAGCAACTAGGTTCAGGACAGGGTTATGCTGGTGCCCAGCAGCAATGGTCCCAAGCCTTAACCACtgcccagcagctggcctctcagCAAGGCCTAACCAGTGCCCAGCAACCTGGTTTTAAGCAGAGCTACTCCACtgcccagcagctggcctctcagCAAGGCCTAACTG GTTCCCAGCAGCTAGGATCAGGACAGGGTTATGCTGGTGCCCAGCAGCAATGGTCCCAAGCCTTAACCACTGCCCAGCAGCTCGCCTCTCAGCAAGGCCTAACCAGTGCCCAGCAACCTGGTTCTAAGCAGAGCTACACCACTGCCCAGCAGCTGGCATCTCAGCAAGGCCTAACTGGTTCCCAGCAGCTAGGATCAGGACAGGGTTATGTTGGTGCCCAGCAGCAATGGTCCCAAGGCCAAACCAGTGCCCAGCAACCTGGTTCTAAGCAGAGCTACACCACTGCCCAGCAGCTGGCATCTCAGCAAG GCCTAACTGGTTCCCAGCAGCTAGGATCAGGACAGGGTTATGTTGGTGCCCAGCAGCAATGGTCCCAAGGCTTAACCAGTGCCCAGCAACCTGGTTCTAAGCAGAGCTACACCACTGCCCAGCAGCTGGCATCTCAGCAAGGCCTAACTGGTTCCCAGCAGCTAGGATCAGGACAGGGTTATGTTGGTGCCCAGCAGCAATGGTCCCAAGGCCAAACCAGTGCCCAGCAACCTGGTTCTAAGCAGAGCTACACCACtgcccagcagctggcctctcagCAAGGCCTAACTGGTTCCCAGCAGCTAGGATCAGGACAGGGTTATGTTGGTGCCCAGCAGCAATGGTCCCAAGGCTTAACCACTGCCCAGCAGCTGGCATCTCAGCAAGGCCTAACTGGTTCCCAGCAGCTAGGATCAGGACAGGGTTATGCTGGTGCCCAGCAGCAATGGTCCCAAGGCTTAACCAGTGCCCAGCAACCTGGTTCTAAGCAGAGCTACACCACTGCCCAGCAGCTGGCATCTCAGCAAGGCCTAACTGGTTCCCAGCAGCTAGGATCAGGACAGGGTTATGCTGGTGCCCAGCAGCAATGGTCCCAAGGCTTAACCAGTGCCCAGCAACCTGGTTCTAAGCAGAGCTATACCACTGCCCAGCAGCTGGCATCTCAGCAAGGCCTAACTGGTTCCCAGCAGCTAGGATCAGGACAGGGTTTTGCTGGtgcccagcagctggcctctcgGCAAGGCAACTGCAGTAGCTGGACCCTCTACCAGAAGGGTGTAGGGTCTCAGCAGGACTACCCCACTGACCAAGGCCTAGTATCCCAGCAGGGCTCTGGAACCGCAGTCAGTTTGGTTTCTGGCCAGACCTTTGGGTCTATTCAAGGCTTTGGTTCCCAGGCTGCCTGGAGTAGTGGGTCTGCAAAGGGAGAGTACCAGCTTGGCTCAGCCTTGGCTCCAAGTGCACTCAACCCTGGAAGAGGTTGA